A single Lactuca sativa cultivar Salinas chromosome 8, Lsat_Salinas_v11, whole genome shotgun sequence DNA region contains:
- the LOC111907829 gene encoding GDSL esterase/lipase At3g62280-like yields MRMEMDMKKRLVILWVCLVLLLGMSGSTRARARARPAIRIINFGDSNSDTGGVLAGAGLPIGLPHGITFFHKGTGRFGDGRLIIDFFCEHLKLSYLSPYLESLAPNFTSGVNFAVAGAMTLPQFVPFQLDVQVRQFVHFKNRSLELLSLGSGNFINEDGFRSAVYMIDIGQNDLLVALYAANLSYAPVAAKIPSFIAEIKLAVQTLYQYGGRKFWIHNTGPLGCAPKELALHAHNATDLDKIGCFRVHNDLAKLFNKGLHKMCKELRSLLKDAVIVYVDVYTIKYNLFAEPSKYGFVEPFKACCGYGGPPNNYNVKATCGQPGYSICNNVTSAIVWDGVHYTEAANSVVAATILSRSSLKLEQLT; encoded by the exons ATGAGGATGGAGATGGATATGAAGAAGAGGCTGGTAATATTATGGGTCTGTTTGGTGTTACTGTTAGGTATGTCGGGGTCCACCAGAGCAAGAGCAAGAGCGAGACCAGCTATTCGTATAATTAACTTTGGTGACTCAAATTCCGACACTGGAGGAGTGCTGGCCGGTGCAGGACTTCCCATTGGCCTTCCACACGGCATTACCTTCTTTCACAAAGGCACCGGCCGTTTTGGTGATGGTCGACTCATCATTGATTTTTTCt GTGAACATCTGAAGCTGAGCTATTTGAGCCCATATCTGGAGTCACTGGCACCAAATTTTACGAGTGGCGTAAATTTTGCAGTAGCTGGAGCCATGACTCTACCACAATTTGTACCTTTTCAGCTTGATGTTCAGGTTCGCCAATTCGTGCACTTCAAGAATCGGTCACTTGAACTCCTTTCCCTCG GTTCTGGGAACTTTATCAATGAAGATGGATTCCGTAGTGCAGTTTACATGATAGATATAGGACAAAATGATCTACTGGTCGCACTATATGCAGCAAATCTCAGTTATGCCCCAGTTGCAGCCAAAATTCCATCTTTTATAGCAGAAATCAAACTAGCTGTTCAA ACGTTATACCAGTATGGTGGTAGAAAGTTCTGGATACACAACACCGGGCCACTGGGTTGTGCTCCTAAAGAGCTTGCATTACATGCACACAATGCTACCGACCTTGACAAAATTGGATGCTTCCGTGTCCACAATGATTTAGCAAAACTTTTTAACAAAGGTTTACATAAAATGTGCAAAGAGTTGAGGTCGTTATTGAAAGATGCAGTTATTGTGTATGTGGATGTGTACACCATCAAATACAATCTCTTCGCAGAGCCCTCAAAATATG GATTTGTAGAACCATTCAAGGCATGCTGTGGGTATGGAGGGCCTCCCAACAATTACAATGTGAAAGCCACATGCGGGCAACCGGGGTACAGCATATGCAATAATGTAACATCAGCCATCGTATGGGATGGTGTCCACTACACAGAAGCTGCAAATAGTGTAGTTGCTGCTACAATCCTCTCCAGGTCATCACTAAAACTAGAGCAGTTGACTTGA